The genomic window GTGTGGTCATCTTGTCGGTCAGGCCCGGATAGTTCTCTATCAACTTATCAGGACAGAACTTGTTCAGCATACCACCCCACTGCCCGCCATCAAATACTACAGTCTTAAGCCCCACATAGGAGGATATAGTAGCAGCCGCAAGCCCGGCAGCACCACCGCCAATCACCGCAACCTCATACTCGTCCTCACCCAGTTGGGTGATGCCTTTCTCCTGCTTCTCCATGTAATCATTAATGGCAGCATGCAGTGCATCGGCGGCCAGGTTGGAGCAGTGCATCTTTATGGGTGGCAGGCCATCCAGTTCATCTGCCACATCCTGCCTGGTAATCTCCAGTGCCTCTTCCAGGGTCTTACCCTTTGCTATCTCGGTAACCATACTGCTGGTGGCAATAGCAGAAGCACACCCGAAGGTCTTGAACTTGATATCCTTAATGACATTATCCTCCACCTTTAGCTGTATCTCCATCATATCACCACAAACCGGATTTCCCACCCGTCCGGTGGCATCCGCATCCTTAATGGTTCCCACATTCCTGGGATTCCTGAAATGATCCTTTACCTTTTCCGAATATTCAAAACTCATACGATCAATCCTCCTGGTACAGTGGCGACATTTCCCTCAACCGCTCCACCACAGGCGGCAGGCTCGCAAGCACATGGTCAACCTCTGCCTGCGTATTCCACTTGTTAAGAGACAACAGCAGCGACCCGTGGGCTTCCTCATGGCGCAGCCCAATGGCAATAAGTACATGGGACGGCTCCAGGGTCTTTGCAGAACAGGCCGAACCCGTGGACGCCTCCACTCCCAGGTCGCTGAGGCTCATAATGATGCTCTCGCCCTCGATAAAACTGAACCTGAAACTGGCAATGTTCGGCAGTCGCTTTGTCCTGTGACCTGTTATATAAGAATGTTTCATATTGCCAAGTACTCCGTCAATCAACTTCTCCCTGAGCGCCTCCATTTGCCTGGCATCGTTCTCCATCTCATCCTTTGCCAGTTCACATGCCTTTCCCATACCCACAATACCTGAAATATTCTCAGAACCCGAACGCAGCCCCCGCTCCTGGCCTCCCCCTGTCATCACAGGACGCAGCGCTACGCCCGACCTTATATATAGTGCACCCACTCCTTTCGGACCGTACAGGTCATTGGAAGAAATGGAGAGCAGGTCGATATTGTCCTGTACCACATCGATTTGTATCTTACCGGCAGCAGCCACGGCGTCCACGTGGAAGAGAATATCCCTGCTCCTGGTCATAGCACCGATATCCCGGACAGGCTGGATAGTGCCTATCTCACCATTGGCATACATGCATGATACCAGGATGGTCTGGTCAGTGACCTCGTCTGCGATGCGTCCGGGGTCCACCAGTCCGTCCCTGTCCACGGGTACAGTGGTAACCTCAAAACCTTCACGCTGCAGGTCCTTGCAGGTATTTACCACTGACATATGCTCCACGGCAGAGATTATTATATGGTTCCCTTTTTTCTTCTTACGCTGAACTGCGCCACGTATGGCAATATTGTTGGACTCGGTTGCCCCCGATGTAAAGATAATTTCCTTATCATCTGCCCCTATAAGTGCGGCCACCGACTCCCGTGCCGCACCCAGTGCTTTACGGGCCTCAACACCTGATTCATGGAGCGATGCCGGATTGCCCACACTGA from ANME-2 cluster archaeon includes these protein-coding regions:
- a CDS encoding cysteine desulfurase: MVNGLTAVYMDNASGASVDKRVVEVMLPYFDFSVGNPASLHESGVEARKALGAARESVAALIGADDKEIIFTSGATESNNIAIRGAVQRKKKKGNHIIISAVEHMSVVNTCKDLQREGFEVTTVPVDRDGLVDPGRIADEVTDQTILVSCMYANGEIGTIQPVRDIGAMTRSRDILFHVDAVAAAGKIQIDVVQDNIDLLSISSNDLYGPKGVGALYIRSGVALRPVMTGGGQERGLRSGSENISGIVGMGKACELAKDEMENDARQMEALREKLIDGVLGNMKHSYITGHRTKRLPNIASFRFSFIEGESIIMSLSDLGVEASTGSACSAKTLEPSHVLIAIGLRHEEAHGSLLLSLNKWNTQAEVDHVLASLPPVVERLREMSPLYQED